The following coding sequences lie in one Benincasa hispida cultivar B227 chromosome 6, ASM972705v1, whole genome shotgun sequence genomic window:
- the LOC120080347 gene encoding ethylene-responsive transcription factor ERF021-like: protein MGEPSSMGSHGAATSSYRGVRKRKWGKWVSEIREPGKKTRIWLGSFETPEMAATAYDVAAYHFRGRDARLNFPHLANSLPFPLSSTPDDIRLAAHEAALRLRTTPVVASEGDETFASRLAPVTVRLSPSQIQAINESTLDSPKMWMQMSSESLLMDEFSNGSVFVDDMDDEMWENMHNDSLWDP from the coding sequence aTGGGAGAGCCTAGTTCAATGGGGAGCCATGGCGCAGCAACATCGAGCTACCGTGGTGTTCGAAAGAGGAAATGGGGAAAATGGGTATCGGAGATTCGAGAGCCAGGAAAGAAGACGAGAATTTGGTTGGGGAGTTTCGAGACACCGGAGATGGCGGCAACCGCCTACGACGTTGCTGCCTACCACTTCCGTGGTCGTGATGCTCGTCTCAATTTCCCGCATCTTGCCAACTCTCTCCCTTTCCCTCTTAGCTCCACTCCTGATGATATCCGTCTTGCTGCCCACGAGGCGGCGTTGCGGTTGCGAACAACGCCCGTTGTTGCGTCAGAGGGTGACGAAACTTTCGCCTCCCGTCTTGCGCCAGTCACTGTCCGATTATCGCCAAGCCAAATTCAGGCGATTAATGAATCGACGTTGGACTCTCCGAAGATGTGGATGCAAATGTCGTCGGAGAGTTTGCTTATGGATGAGTTTTCAAATGGTAGTGTGTTTGTTGATGACATGGACGATGAGATGTGGGAGAATATGCATAATGATTCATTGTGGGATCCTTAG